Proteins from a genomic interval of bacterium:
- a CDS encoding M1 family metallopeptidase: MNRPDPHSYYDPAQPRAAALALHLDVDFARRVLAGAATLTFESPVSGPLDLDTKGLEIARVTTGDGRPAPFELAPEEPILGRRLRLTLPAGTREVTVAYTTSPQAIALQWLAPEQTAGKAHPFLFSQCQSIHARTMVPLQDTPIARVPYAAEITVPDPLVAVMSAGTAGRKDGPRVGTTTYLFEMPQPIPPYLLALAVGNLASRDLDPRSRVWAEPETVDAAAWEFAEIGPILDTAEKLFGPYDWDRYDMLVLPPSFPYGGMENPRLTFLTPTLLAGDRSLVDVVAHELAHSWTGNLITNASAEHFWLNEGFTVWAERRILEALHGPDVAALGWAIGQRSLEEAIARFGADSPLTKLRCELTGVDPDDSYSQVPYEKGARFVARLEQALGREKFDRFLRAYIERFRFTSITTEQFLEFLEERAPGLAGRVDARTWLYGVGLPADAPTFRSESLEKLQRLAAEWNAGTRPSPEEVAHWSPNELLIYLQNLPRPLPTNQLDWLDKAFHLTARGNYEILVEWLAIAAASDYEPVFPRVRAVLSTVGRMKYLRPLYAALGATPRTRAMAREIFAAVAPRYHTLSRRVVESVMSKYAAD, translated from the coding sequence ATGAACCGCCCCGATCCGCACTCGTACTACGACCCCGCGCAGCCGCGCGCGGCCGCCCTCGCGCTGCACCTCGACGTCGATTTCGCGCGGCGCGTCCTCGCCGGCGCGGCGACGCTGACGTTCGAGAGCCCCGTCTCCGGCCCGCTCGACCTCGACACCAAGGGGCTGGAGATCGCGCGCGTCACGACCGGAGACGGCCGGCCGGCGCCGTTCGAGCTCGCGCCGGAGGAGCCGATCCTCGGGCGGCGGCTGCGGCTGACGCTCCCCGCCGGGACGCGCGAGGTCACGGTGGCCTACACGACCTCGCCGCAGGCGATCGCCCTGCAGTGGCTCGCGCCGGAGCAGACGGCGGGCAAGGCCCATCCGTTCCTCTTCAGCCAGTGCCAGTCGATCCACGCCCGCACGATGGTCCCGCTGCAGGACACGCCGATCGCGCGCGTCCCCTACGCGGCCGAGATCACGGTCCCCGACCCGCTCGTCGCGGTGATGTCGGCCGGCACGGCGGGGCGCAAGGACGGCCCGCGCGTCGGCACGACGACCTACCTGTTCGAGATGCCGCAGCCGATCCCGCCCTACCTGCTCGCGCTCGCCGTCGGCAACCTCGCCTCGCGCGACCTCGACCCGCGCTCGCGCGTCTGGGCCGAGCCGGAGACGGTGGACGCGGCGGCCTGGGAGTTCGCCGAGATCGGGCCGATCCTCGACACGGCGGAGAAGCTGTTCGGGCCGTACGACTGGGACCGCTACGACATGCTCGTCCTGCCGCCGTCGTTCCCCTACGGCGGGATGGAGAACCCGCGCCTGACGTTCCTCACGCCGACGCTGCTCGCCGGCGACCGCTCGCTGGTGGACGTCGTGGCCCACGAGCTGGCCCACTCTTGGACCGGCAACCTGATCACCAACGCCTCGGCCGAGCACTTCTGGCTCAACGAGGGCTTCACGGTCTGGGCGGAGCGGCGGATCCTCGAGGCGCTGCACGGGCCGGACGTCGCCGCGCTCGGCTGGGCGATCGGCCAGCGCTCGCTGGAGGAGGCGATCGCGCGCTTCGGCGCCGACTCGCCGCTGACCAAGCTGCGCTGCGAGCTGACCGGCGTGGACCCCGACGACTCCTACTCCCAGGTGCCGTACGAGAAGGGGGCGCGCTTCGTCGCGCGGCTGGAGCAGGCGCTCGGCCGCGAGAAGTTCGACCGCTTCCTCCGCGCCTACATCGAGCGGTTCCGCTTCACCTCGATCACGACCGAGCAGTTCCTGGAGTTCCTCGAGGAGCGGGCGCCGGGGCTGGCGGGGCGCGTGGACGCGCGGACGTGGCTCTACGGCGTGGGGCTGCCGGCCGACGCGCCGACCTTCCGCTCCGAGTCGCTGGAGAAGCTGCAGCGGCTCGCCGCCGAGTGGAACGCGGGGACGCGCCCCTCGCCGGAGGAGGTCGCGCACTGGTCGCCGAACGAGCTGCTGATCTACCTGCAGAACCTGCCGCGGCCGCTGCCGACGAACCAGCTCGACTGGCTGGACAAGGCGTTCCACCTCACCGCGCGCGGCAACTACGAGATCCTCGTCGAGTGGCTGGCGATCGCCGCCGCGTCCGACTACGAGCCGGTCTTCCCGCGCGTGCGCGCGGTCCTCTCGACGGTCGGCCGGATGAAGTACCTCCGCCCGCTCTACGCCGCGCTCGGCGCGACCCCGCGCACCCGGGCCATGGCGCGCGAGATCTTCGCCGCCGTCGCCCCGCGCTACCACACCCTCTCCCGCCGCGTCGTGGAGAGCGTGATGTCCAAGTACGCCGCCGACTGA